In Verrucomicrobiia bacterium, a genomic segment contains:
- a CDS encoding PEP/pyruvate-binding domain-containing protein, which translates to MNQAEHDNKVTSQTVTTRDGLKLVAQTRRSETDVEVTLQAPAASGLVLHWGLRRPKAEGWHAPPQPAWPPGTVQAGEGAVQTPFPNSNGQAQLVIRLGPAKDYDALEFVLFFPKDGRWDNNNGRNYQILLAEPARPSASGPGGTQHADIAEEIIRAERAHNSWTLMHRFNLCYDLIERVRASVDGLALIYVYLRFSAIRQLTWQRNYNTKPRELAHAQERLTQKLSEIYRAEPGSRPLMRMTLATVGRGGEGQRIRDEVLNIMHRHHIKEVSGHFLEEWHQKLHNNTTPDDLVICEAYLAFLRNNGNLDSFYKTLEAGGVTRRRLESFERPIRSHPDFVPHLKEGLIHDFENFLRILKASHSGTDLETAINAARSQVDAGLQGLLDHAWKRRNDPPEALVDLVRQTTEARRRLSSLFSRQQGLRELLYLDLALEQLLRAAVERNIHLRLSGDQLIDLITGVLENVTLSFEEPELAACSRHWQRLQSLPRLGAQWSLHAKSVVDRAARALSSWTDHLYQLLQPKAELLGQGFQAQPWAITQFSEEVVRGSSLGFVLAALLRSIDPLLRQAAHIGNWQTISRGTAAGQVEVVDALRSIQGKRFETPRVVVAQKVTGEEEIPEGVTAVLVPDVVDIVSHVAVRARNAGVLLASCYDAELLEHLKSLRGRHVQLEVSPAGEVIANENPESPAKSPQRRAPRLSVAARSFTKYAVPLAGFDEKLVGGKAGRQAALRGRLPEWIRLPASAALPFGVFEKVLGLKQNAEAAKRYAELVGQTASGGTEPLAALRETVLSLAAPEELKEALREAMKQAGLGWPEDWDTAWKRIKQVWASKWNERAFLSRQRVGLAHNALYMAVLIQEVVPANYAFVLHTVNPANGNRDELFGEVVLGLGETLVGNYPGRALSFVCGKPGGKQSLLSFPGKSIGLYGDGLIFRSDSNGEDLAGYSGAGLYDSVLLKIPRQVELDYTQEPLVWDEPFRQKLLGTLARVGLEVERVSGSPQDIEGAIAGDNYYLVQTRPQVGLE; encoded by the coding sequence GGCTTGGCCGCCCGGGACGGTGCAGGCCGGTGAAGGCGCGGTCCAGACACCCTTCCCCAACAGCAACGGCCAGGCCCAGTTGGTCATCCGCCTGGGCCCGGCCAAGGATTATGACGCGCTGGAGTTTGTTCTCTTTTTTCCTAAGGACGGGCGCTGGGACAACAACAACGGGCGCAATTACCAGATTCTTCTGGCTGAGCCGGCGCGCCCATCCGCCAGCGGCCCGGGAGGGACCCAGCACGCCGACATCGCCGAGGAGATCATTCGGGCCGAGAGGGCTCACAATTCCTGGACTCTGATGCATCGGTTTAACCTATGCTATGATTTGATCGAGCGGGTGCGCGCCAGCGTCGATGGCCTGGCGCTCATTTACGTTTATCTGCGGTTCTCGGCCATCCGCCAGTTGACCTGGCAGCGGAATTACAACACGAAGCCCAGGGAATTAGCTCACGCCCAGGAGCGTCTCACCCAGAAGCTCAGCGAGATTTACCGGGCTGAGCCTGGCAGCCGGCCACTGATGCGAATGACCCTGGCCACGGTGGGGCGCGGTGGGGAAGGCCAGCGAATCCGTGATGAGGTCCTCAACATTATGCACCGCCACCATATCAAGGAGGTGAGCGGCCATTTCCTGGAAGAGTGGCATCAGAAATTACACAACAACACCACCCCCGATGACCTGGTGATTTGTGAGGCCTACCTGGCGTTTCTGCGAAACAACGGCAACCTGGATTCGTTCTATAAGACCTTGGAGGCAGGCGGGGTCACACGCCGGCGCCTCGAGAGTTTCGAACGGCCAATCCGGAGCCATCCAGATTTTGTGCCGCACTTGAAGGAGGGATTGATTCATGATTTCGAGAATTTCCTCAGAATCCTTAAGGCCAGCCACTCGGGCACGGACCTCGAGACGGCCATCAACGCGGCGCGAAGCCAGGTGGACGCTGGTTTGCAGGGATTGCTGGACCACGCCTGGAAGCGCCGCAATGACCCCCCGGAAGCGCTTGTGGACCTGGTGCGCCAGACTACCGAGGCCCGCCGCCGGTTATCGAGCCTGTTCAGCCGGCAGCAAGGCCTGCGCGAATTGCTTTATCTTGATCTCGCCCTGGAACAGTTGCTGCGCGCCGCTGTCGAACGGAATATTCATTTGCGGCTCAGTGGGGACCAGTTGATTGACCTCATCACCGGGGTCTTGGAGAATGTGACCCTTTCCTTTGAAGAGCCGGAGCTGGCCGCCTGCTCGAGGCACTGGCAGCGGCTGCAATCTCTACCGCGATTGGGCGCGCAGTGGTCGCTTCACGCCAAGTCGGTGGTGGACCGTGCCGCGCGCGCTCTGAGCAGTTGGACCGATCACCTCTACCAACTGCTCCAGCCCAAAGCGGAGCTGCTCGGGCAAGGTTTTCAGGCACAGCCCTGGGCAATTACCCAGTTCAGCGAAGAGGTGGTGCGGGGCAGCAGCTTGGGGTTTGTGCTGGCGGCCCTGCTGCGCTCCATCGATCCATTGCTGCGCCAGGCGGCGCACATCGGCAACTGGCAGACCATCAGCCGCGGCACCGCCGCAGGTCAGGTCGAGGTCGTGGACGCCTTGCGCTCAATCCAGGGGAAGCGTTTTGAAACACCCAGGGTGGTGGTGGCTCAGAAGGTCACGGGCGAAGAGGAAATTCCCGAAGGTGTGACCGCCGTCTTGGTTCCTGATGTTGTGGATATCGTTTCCCACGTGGCGGTGCGCGCCAGGAACGCCGGGGTTCTTTTAGCCTCCTGCTATGACGCTGAATTGTTGGAGCATCTGAAATCTCTGCGGGGACGGCATGTCCAACTGGAAGTCAGCCCGGCTGGGGAGGTGATCGCCAACGAAAACCCCGAGTCCCCCGCCAAGAGCCCGCAGCGCCGGGCGCCGCGTCTGTCGGTTGCAGCGCGCTCCTTCACGAAATATGCCGTTCCGCTGGCAGGTTTCGACGAGAAATTGGTAGGAGGCAAGGCCGGCCGCCAGGCAGCGCTTCGCGGGCGTCTGCCGGAATGGATCCGTCTGCCGGCTTCGGCGGCGCTTCCGTTTGGTGTTTTTGAAAAAGTGCTTGGGCTCAAACAGAACGCAGAAGCTGCCAAACGCTACGCGGAGTTGGTTGGGCAGACCGCCAGTGGCGGCACGGAGCCACTGGCCGCGCTGCGGGAAACGGTGCTTTCGTTGGCCGCGCCCGAAGAGCTCAAGGAGGCCTTGCGCGAGGCCATGAAACAAGCCGGCCTCGGGTGGCCTGAAGACTGGGACACGGCGTGGAAGCGGATCAAACAAGTCTGGGCCTCGAAATGGAACGAGCGGGCCTTTCTAAGCCGTCAGCGTGTAGGGCTTGCCCACAACGCTTTGTACATGGCGGTGCTGATTCAGGAGGTCGTCCCGGCCAACTACGCCTTTGTGCTCCACACGGTTAATCCGGCCAATGGCAACCGCGACGAACTTTTCGGCGAAGTGGTGCTGGGCCTGGGAGAAACGCTCGTGGGCAATTACCCTGGCCGAGCGTTGAGCTTTGTGTGCGGCAAGCCTGGCGGGAAGCAATCACTCCTTTCCTTTCCCGGCAAAAGTATCGGCCTTTACGGAGATGGCTTGATTTTTCGGTCCGATTCAAACGGTGAGGACCTGGCCGGTTACTCCGGGGCCGGTCTTTACGATAGCGTCTTGCTGAAAATTCCCCGGCAAGTGGAGTTGGATTATACCCAGGAGCCTTTGGTGTGGGATGAACCTTTCCGCCAAAAGCTGCTCGGCACTCTTGCGCGAGTCGGCCTGGAGGTCGAGCGGGTCAGCGGTTC